The Mesorhizobium sp. M3A.F.Ca.ET.080.04.2.1 genome contains the following window.
CGCCGTGGCGCCGCGGCGAGAAAATGACGCCGCCGATGGCCACCAGAACCAGACCGATCAGGCTCTGGAAACGCACGACGATCGCCAGCGGGTCGACGCGATGCTTGGGTGCCGCCGTCACTTGCGCCGCCGGGCTTGATCCTGCCGGGCTGGCCGCCACCGAAATCTTCTGGTCCGACATCAGGCCTCCCTGCCATTTGCCGCGGCAAGCACTGTGTGCTCGTCGACGCCGCCGATGAATTCCGCCACATTGCGCCCCTGGCGCAGCACCACGATCCGGTCGCAAAGCCCGATCAGCTCCGGCATCTCGCTCGAGGCGACCAGAATGCCCAAGCCCTGCGCCGCAAGCGCCCGCAGCCGCGCATAGATCTCGCCCTTGGCGCCGACATCGACCCCGCGCGTCGGCTCGTCGAGCAGCAACAGCCGCGGATTGCCGAGGATTTCCTTGGCGAGCACCACTTTCTGCTGGTTGCCGCCCGAGAGCGCGCCGACGGCGATGTCGGGGTTCTTCGGGCGAATGTCGAACTGGCCGAAGGACTGGCGCACGGCCTCCGCTTGGCGGCGCGGCGACATCAGGCCGGCCGGCGAGATGCGGCGGATCACCGACATCACCAGGTTGAGGCCGACCGCCATCCTGAGCATCAGGCCGCTGCCGCGCCGGTCGTCGGTGACGAAGGCGATGCCTGCCTTGCGTGCTGCATCGATGGATTCGAGTCTCACCGGGCGGCCGTCGACCGCGACCTCCCCATGCCAGCGGCCGGCAAGGCCGGTGCCGTAGAGCGCGGAGAGCAGCTCCGTGCGCCCTGCCCCCATGATGCCCGCGAGGCCGACGATCTCGCCTTCCCTGACCTCGAGCGAGATGCCGCTCGGCGCCTGCCAGCCGGCGCTTTCGCGGGAGAGCCGGAAGCTGGCATTCTTCAGGCTGAGCAGCGTCTTGCCCACGCCCTTGGCACGTTCTGGATAGAGCTCGTCCAGCGGCCGTCCGACCAGCAGCCGCACCAGCTCGGCCTGCGGCGCATGCGGCTCGGTGATGCCGGCGACCCGGCCATCGCG
Protein-coding sequences here:
- a CDS encoding sugar ABC transporter ATP-binding protein, whose amino-acid sequence is MSAPLLSVTGAVKRFGGVQALRGVDFDLRAGEIHALLGENGAGKSTLMNLLSGVYTPDEGEIRIDGKPVTFNNPREAQAAGIATIFQELDLVPSLDVAANLFLGRELMRAGGMLDVPAMRREAKQRLDAIELAIDPARLVADLSIGQRQVVAIVKALSYASRVLIMDEPTAALTVSEVERLFDIMRKLAATGVGIVYISHRLEEVPEIADRVTVMRDGRVAGITEPHAPQAELVRLLVGRPLDELYPERAKGVGKTLLSLKNASFRLSRESAGWQAPSGISLEVREGEIVGLAGIMGAGRTELLSALYGTGLAGRWHGEVAVDGRPVRLESIDAARKAGIAFVTDDRRGSGLMLRMAVGLNLVMSVIRRISPAGLMSPRRQAEAVRQSFGQFDIRPKNPDIAVGALSGGNQQKVVLAKEILGNPRLLLLDEPTRGVDVGAKGEIYARLRALAAQGLGILVASSEMPELIGLCDRIVVLRQGRNVAEFIGGVDEHTVLAAANGREA